One window of the Anopheles aquasalis chromosome X, idAnoAquaMG_Q_19, whole genome shotgun sequence genome contains the following:
- the LOC126581262 gene encoding phosphoinositide 3-kinase regulatory subunit 4: protein MGNQLVALAPSQIFPVEHYLTGTCELELQFEKSMGSTRFMKVAKVRVDEGPAVVKVFVRHDPSLPLEQHYDRIEYIKKHLANAVNCLPFQKVLMMEKACLIVRQYVKHSLYDRVSTRPFLTLIEKKWITFQILCALHQCHKQHICHGDIKLENILITSWNWVLLSDFASFKPTHLPEDNPADYSYFFDTSRRRTCYIAPERFVRTSSGESIQPKDGPLVGDGQYCGGQLLPEMDIFSAGCALLELWTEGTAPFEFSQLLAYRRGEEDLVLRHLDGIEDGRLRELIRSMLSLDPRERLSAELYLDQERGHLFPEYFYSFLQSYLQMFSTMPVVPPDEKVVRLHADIAQIVEICRKGERAKDAELTMVHDSVGEPAEQRHEQKQKQQQQGEEERRGQDNDGLVLITSVVTSCIRGLSFCRSKLLSLEILQVLAQHTSSETILDRILPYILHQAQDAAPRVRVAALNTLTACLRLVHHLPRTDANVFPEYILPAIAPLATDSSTFVRMTYASNIAQLAETAVGFLEQSQQQCASENVQPPHYETELSALHEMLHQTVLALLTDSQSAVKQTLMESGITKLCVFFGRQKANDVILSHMITFLNDKEDRALRGAFFDCIVGVAAYVGWHCSPMLTPLLQQGLTDPEEFVIAKAIHATTLLIELGLIQKQGINEFIGECACYLAHPNLWIRHEIVELIATSVRVLSALDVQCKVRPSIAAHLQFPLIGIESPELVLDALHPPVPRPIYDAVLRSADIAALMEVLRDRRAARTKDPTVQQQQEQRSVTAPPVVGTTPESDVPVAVRNLLRRLTTEGLTELIESQLLAMSGHLLKLHRSKLAETRLTAPTGRIVLDYLPDVMDEVPLGGSGVTAGGAGTEVAAGGGASGELGTGAKGGGRMARKSESGEATGHDWQHMLGAIDSHSPSPTSPCSEVMGVVGSGGPAGSGPSAGGPAPPGTIVSVAPLSVTTPGSSLAEYSLPERSTGTQERVSDCRQELDALISKLRTRYTAYQRNRELRESSGTAAPLPAGWQLTGSPVAHLQEHKAAVSRLAALKPQMGPLFASASIDGTVRLWDCNKLDGQQSVNRSRQSYHARTPLHAVAACDAGQSLAVAGRDGTLLLLKIDTNSSKMALAQARHLEPELHQRPTPLQLGETTDEDGPVVEMHPLDQGAQSVIVYATLYGSLVGWDIRMPEPQAWRLQSDLRSGVITTFCIDPTSSWLTVGTSSGRHICWDLRFRLPIAEIKHPNDARVRRVSHHPTESSWLVSALQGNNEVSVWNIETGHRQQTFWASPNPPLSNSSASTQCVSAMVQGVVDGRPFLLTGGADQRIRYWDPANVENCAMIVPSARDHTPLFLRYESRLIDGTKVIIEDNNGGSSGGGGGAAAAAVAGVMSPNSNTTSISSSSLNNTGHPATIGSSITGAVRTGAGGAGSGPGTGPATTVDGSSGADLRRTEFDDLRLGTDMPNQGHNDVISDMLMCRTAKQTFIASASRDGVIKLWK, encoded by the exons ATGGGCAACCAGCTCGTGGCGCTGGCACCGTCGCAGATCTTCCCCGTCGAGCACTATCTGACGGGGACGTGCGAGCTCGAGCTGCAGTTTGAGAAGAG CATGGGTAGCACCCGGTTCATGAAGGTGGCAAAGGTGCGGGTGGACGAGGGACCGGCCGTGGTGAAGGTGTTCGTGCGGCATGATCCTTCGCTGCCGCTCGAGCAGCACTACGACCGTATCGAGTACATCAAGAAGCATCTCGCCAACGCCGTCAACTGTCTACCATTCCAGAAGGTGCTG ATGATGGAGAAAGCGTGCCTGATCGTACGCCAGTACGTGAAACACAGCCTGTACGACCGCGTCTCGACCCGGCCCTTCCTCACGCTGATCGAGAAGAAGTGGATCACGTTTCAGATCCTGTGCGCACTGCACCAGTGCCACAAGCAGCACATCTGTCACGGTGACATCAAGCTGGAGAACATCCTGATCACCTCCTGGAACTGGGTGCTGCTGTCGGATTTCGCCTCGTTCAAACCGACCCACCTGCCGGAGGACAATCCGGCCGATTACAGCTACTTCTTCGACACGAGCCGGCGCCGAACGTGCTACATCGCGCCGGAGCGCTTCGTGCGCACGAGCAGCGGCGAGTCGATCCAGCCGAAAGATGGGCCACTGGTGGGCGACGGGCAGTACTGCGGTGGTCAGCTGCTACCTGAGATGGACATCTTCTCCGCTGGCTGTGCGCTGCTCGAGCTCTGGACGGAGGGTACGGCGCCGTTCGAGTTTTCGCAGCTGCTCGCGTACCGGCGGGGCGAGGAGGACCTGGTGCTGCGGCACCTGGACGGGATCGAGGATGGGCGACTGCGAGAGCTGATCCGCTCGATGCTGAGCCTCGATCCACGTGAGCGACTGTCGGCCGAACTGTACCTGGATCAGGAGCGGGGCCACCTGTTCCCTGAGTACTTTTACTCCTTCCTCCAGTCCTATCTACAGATGTTCTCGACCATGCCAGTGGTGCCTCCGGACGAGAAGGTGGTCCGGCTACACGCCGACATCGCGCAGATCGTTGAAATCTGCCGCAAGGGTGAGCGCGCGAAAGATGCCGAACTGACGATGGTGCACGATAGCGTAGGAGAGCCGGCGGAACAGCGGcacgagcaaaagcaaaagcagcagcagcaaggagaggaagaaagacgGGGTCAAGATAACGATGGTCTGGTACTGATCACCAGCGTCGTCACGTCCTGCATCCGTGGGCTGAGCTTCTGCCGGTCGAAACTGCTGTCGCTGGAGATCCTGCAGGTGCTAGCGCAGCACACCTCCTCGGAGACAATACTGGATCGCATTCTGCCGTACATCCTGCACCAGGCACAGGATGCGGCGCCGCGGGTGCGCGTGGCCGCCCTCAACACGCTGACCGCCTGTCTGCGTCTGGTGCACCATTTGCCGCGCACCGATGCGAACGTCTTTCCGGAGTACATTCTGCCGGCGATTGCACCACTCGCCACCGACAGCTCCACCTTCGTGCGCATGACGTACGCGAGCAACATCGCGCAGCTGGCGGAGACGGCGGTCGGCTTTCTcgagcagtcgcagcagcagtgtgcgtCGGAGAACGTGCAGCCACCGCACTACGAAACCGAGCTGAGCGCGCTGCACGAGATGCTGCACCAGACGGTGCTGGCCCTGCTCACCGATTCCCAGTCGGCCGTCAAGCAGACACTGATGGAGTCGGGCATCACGAAGCTGTGCGTGTTCTTCGGCCGCCAGAAGGCGAACGACGTCATCCTGTCGCACATGATCACGTTTCTCAACGACAAGGAGGACCGGGCACTGCGGGGTGCCTTCTTCGATTGTATCGTCGGTGTGGCGGCGTACGTCGGTTGGCACTGTTCGCCCATGCTGAccccgctgctgcagcagggcCTGACCGATCCGGAAGAGTTCGTGATCGCGAAAGCCATCCACGCGACCACACTGCTCATTGAGCTCGGGCTAATCCAGAAGCAGGGCATCAACGAGTTTATCGGCGAGTGTGCGTGCTACCTGGCGCATCCGAACCTCTGGATACGGCATGAGATTGTCGAGCTAATTGCGACCTCGGTCCGTGTGCTCAGTGCCCTCGATGTGCAGTGCAAGGTACGCCCGTCGATTGCGGCCCACCTCCAGTTCCCGCTGATCGGCATCGAGTCACCGGAGCTGGTGCTCGATGCCCTCCACCCACCGGTACCGCGCCCAATCTACGATGCCGTGCTGCGGTCAGCCGATATTGCCGCGCTGATGGAGGTACTGCGTGACAGGCGAGCGGCCAGGACAAAGGATCCGaccgttcagcagcaacaggagcagcgcAGCGTAACGGCACCACCAGTAGTCGGCACCACTCCGGAGAGCGAtgtaccggtggcggtgcgcaATCTGCTGCGTCGTCTCACCACCGAGGGGCTAACGGAGCTGATCGAGTCGCAGCTGCTTGCGATGAGCGGCCACCTGCTGAAGCTGCACCGCAGCAAGCTTGCCGAGACGCGCCTGACCGCACCGACCGGACGGATCGTGCTCGACTATCTACCGGACGTGATGGATGAAGTACCGCTCGGTGGATCCGGTGTtactgccggtggtgctggcaccGAGGTGGCCGCAGGAGGTGGAGCTAGTGGTGAACTAGGAACGGGTGCGAAAGGAGGAGGGCGTATGGCACGCAAAAGCGAATCAGGCGAAGCTACCGGGCACGATTGGCAGCACATGCTCGGTGCCATCGATTCCCACTCGCCCTCGCCTACCTCGCCCTGTAGTGAGGTGATGGGGGTTGTCGGATCTGGTGGACCCGCCGGATCCGGACCCAGTGCCGGAGGACCTGCACCGCCCGGTACCATCGTGAGCGTCGCTCCACTGTCCGTAACGACACCGGGCTCGAGCCTGGCCGAGTACAGTCTGCCCGAGCGCTCGACTGGTACCCAGGAGCGAGTGTCCGATTGCCGGCAGGAGCTGGATGCACTCATCAGCAAGCTGCGCACCCGCTATACCGCCTACCAGCGCAACCGGGAGCTGCGCGAGTCCTCCGGTACCGCTGCACCGCTACCAGCCGGCTGGCAGCTGACCGGGTCACCGGTTGCCCACCTTCAGGAGCACAAGGCCGCCGTAAGCCGACTAGCGGCACTGAAACCCCAAATGGGTCCACTCTTTGCGAGCGCTTCGATCGACGGCACGGTACGGCTGTGGGACTGCAACAAGCTGGACGGCCAGCAGTCGGTGAACCGGTCCCGGCAGTCGTACCACGCCCGTACGCCACTGCACGCGGTCGCTGCCTGCGATGCCGGTCagtcgctggcggtggcgggcCGCGACggtacgttgctgctgctgaagatcgaCACCAACTCGAGCAAGATGGCGCTCGCGCAGGCTCGGCACCTCGAGCCCGAGCTGCACCAGCGCCCCACCCCCCTGCAGCTGGGCGAGACGACGGACGAGGATGGGCCGGTGGTCGAGATGCACCCGCTCGACCAGGGGGCACAGAGTGTGATCGTGTACGCGACGCTGTACGGTTCGCTGGTCGGCTGGGACATCCGGATGCCGGAACCGCAGGCCTGGCGGCTCCAGAGCGATCTGCGCAGCGGCGTCATCACCACGTTCTGCATCGATCCGACCAGCTCGTGGCTGACGGTCGGCACTAGCAGTGGCCGGCACATCTGCTGGGATCTGCGCTTCCGGCTACCGATCGCCGAGATCAAGCACCCGAACGATGCGCGCGTACGGCGCGTTTCGCACCATCCAACCGAGTCGTCCTGGCTGGTGTCGGCGCTCCAGGGTAACAACGAGGTGAGCGTGTGGAACATCGagaccggccaccggcagcagacgTTCTGGGCCAGCCCGAATCCACCGCTCTCCAACAGCAGCGCCTCGACGCAGTGTGTCTCCGCCATGGTGCAGGGCGTTGTCGATGGGCGCCCCTTCTTGCTAACCGGTGGTGCCGACCAGCGCATCCGCTACTGGGACCCAGCCAACGTGGAAAACTGCGCGATGATCGTACCGTCAGCCCGTGACCACACGCCCCTGTTCCTGCGCTACGA ATCTCGGCTCATCGATGGTACGAAGGTGATTATAGAGGATAATAACGGTggtagcagtggtggtggtggtggtgctgctgctgctgctgttgctggtgtgatGAGTCCCAatagcaacaccaccagcatttCCAGTAGCAGCCTCAACAACACCGGGCACCCGGCCACCATCGGTAGCTCGATAACGGGCGCGGTGCGAACGggagccggtggtgctggttccggGCCCGGCACCGGCCCCGCAACAACCGTAGACGGTTCCAGCGGTGCCGATCTGCGGCGCACCGAGTTCGACGATCTGCGCCTTGGTACGGACATGCCCAACCAAGGCCACAACGACGTGATCAGCGACATGCTCATGTGCCGCACCGCCAAGCAAACGTTCATCGCCTCGGCTAGCCGTGACGGGGTGATCAAGCTGTGGAAGTGA